One window of Oscillibacter hominis genomic DNA carries:
- the ispG gene encoding flavodoxin-dependent (E)-4-hydroxy-3-methylbut-2-enyl-diphosphate synthase yields MTKQLRVGNVLVGGGAPVSIQSMCNTDTRDVAATVAQIHRLEEAGCEIIRVAIPDEAAARSVDRIKEQISIPLVADIHFNYRYALECAQRGIDAIRINPGNIGGGEKVRAVAELCRQKGIPIRIGVNGGSLEKELRQKYNGVTAEALVESAMGHVALLNQFDFDDICISVKCSDVPLTMAAYRLLSERTDYPLHLGVTEAGTPSMGMVKSAIGIGGLLCLGIGDTIRVTLTADPVEEVYAAQKILRAAGLRTSGVNLIACPTCGRTRIDLIPIAEEVERRLKNCPKNITVAVMGCAVNGPGEASAADIGIAGGNGEGLLFRKGKILYKVPQEQLVDALMKEIELL; encoded by the coding sequence ATGACAAAACAGCTTCGAGTGGGCAATGTGCTGGTGGGCGGCGGCGCCCCGGTGTCCATCCAGTCCATGTGCAATACAGATACCCGCGATGTGGCGGCCACGGTGGCCCAGATCCATCGCTTGGAAGAGGCTGGGTGCGAGATCATCCGCGTGGCCATTCCCGACGAGGCAGCGGCCCGGTCGGTGGACCGGATCAAGGAGCAAATCTCCATTCCGCTGGTGGCCGACATCCACTTTAACTACCGCTATGCCCTGGAGTGCGCCCAGCGGGGCATCGACGCCATCCGCATCAACCCGGGCAACATCGGCGGCGGGGAGAAGGTGCGGGCGGTGGCGGAGCTCTGCCGCCAAAAGGGGATTCCCATCCGCATCGGAGTCAACGGAGGCTCTCTTGAAAAGGAGCTGCGCCAAAAATACAACGGCGTCACCGCCGAGGCGCTGGTGGAAAGCGCCATGGGGCATGTGGCGCTGCTCAACCAATTTGACTTTGACGACATCTGCATCAGTGTAAAATGCTCCGACGTGCCCCTGACGATGGCCGCCTACCGGCTGCTCAGCGAGCGGACGGACTACCCGCTGCACCTTGGAGTCACGGAGGCGGGCACGCCTTCCATGGGAATGGTGAAATCTGCCATCGGCATCGGCGGGCTGCTGTGCCTCGGCATCGGGGACACCATCCGGGTGACGCTGACAGCGGACCCTGTGGAGGAAGTCTATGCGGCCCAAAAGATACTCAGGGCCGCCGGGCTGCGGACCTCCGGCGTCAACCTGATCGCCTGCCCCACCTGTGGCCGCACCCGGATCGACCTGATCCCGATTGCGGAAGAGGTGGAACGGAGGCTTAAAAACTGTCCGAAAAACATCACCGTGGCGGTGATGGGCTGTGCGGTCAACGGGCCCGGGGAGGCCTCGGCCGCGGACATCGGCATTGCCGGAGGCAATGGGGAGGGGCTTCTTTTCCGAAAAGGAAAAATCCTTTACAAGGTACCGCAGGAGCAGCTTGTGGATGCCCTGATGAAAGAGATTGAACTGCTGTAA